From a region of the Daphnia pulicaria isolate SC F1-1A chromosome 1, SC_F0-13Bv2, whole genome shotgun sequence genome:
- the LOC124352377 gene encoding uncharacterized protein LOC124352377 produces MRRKQRTIVSERQLRNRIRKDAAHLEAEGALIHGSITPPLQPTSLVESEEEELGASFHDSPPPPHDFPDSSLQKTVDLHLLTDCDSQYDSSQDSYDSYEYGSDPEGEPEGGDRREDWDFGEWEDEYLLPPAVTEQEQLIRDLAAWTVYCNIPRTHVNKLLVILQKHPSYESIPKDYRTLLKSVRNVPVKLVDPGSYFHFGIAKGLSRSLRTLGRDMGSDIKIFVNIDGIPIAKSGSSQFWPILGKIAWVKRSKPFIIGVYWGPKKPIDVNIYLADFVEEATLLEVTGFYL; encoded by the coding sequence ATGAGAAGAAAACAGAGAACCATTGTCAGTGAGAGACAACTGCGCAACAGAATCAGGAAAGATGCCGCTCACCTTGAAGCGGAAGGAGCACTAATTCACGGCTCAATAACACCACCTCTTCAACCGACATCGTTAGTCgagagtgaagaagaagaacttggcGCATCATTTCACGATTCACCGCCACCTCCTCACGATTTTCCTGACTCATCTCTTCAAAAAACAGTCGATCTTCACCTTCTCACAGACTGCGATTCCCAATATGATAGTAGTCAAGATTCATACGACTCCTACGAATATGGAAGTGATCCCGAAGGGGAACCTGAAGGAGGAGACCGTAGAGAAGATTGGGATTTTGGAGAATGGGAAGACGAATATTTATTACCACCCGCAGTGACAGAACAGGAACAGTTGATCCGAGACTTGGCTGCTTGGACAGTTTACTGCAACATACCACGGACGCATGTTAACAAGCTGCTGGTGATTCTCCAAAAACATCCTAGTTACGAGTCTATCCCTAAAGACTACCGCACTCTTCTCAAGTCCGTACGCAACGTTCCAGTAAAGTTAGTCGATCCTGGttcatattttcattttggaattgCCAAGGGTTTGTCACGGTCACTCCGAACTTTAGGACGTGATATGGGTTCTGACATAAAGATTTTTGTGAACATTGATGGTATACCTATCGCGAAAAGTGGCAGCAGTCAGTTTTGGCCTATATTAGGGAAGATTGCTTGGGTGAAAAGATCTAAGCCTTTTATCATCGGTGTTTATTGGGGACCAAAGAAACCCATAGATGTCAATATCTATCTCGCGGATTTCGTAGAAGAGGCTACGCTGTTGGAGGTCACAG